Proteins encoded within one genomic window of Triticum aestivum cultivar Chinese Spring chromosome 2D, IWGSC CS RefSeq v2.1, whole genome shotgun sequence:
- the LOC123049447 gene encoding uncharacterized protein, protein MALDRRALPQPAAACVPAVQAARPWAGDSGTNSSTEGRERDILQGSAVEVDVPLLWDDEGRMKRELVAWAKAVASMAIRESMRC, encoded by the coding sequence ATGGCTTTGGATCGCAGGGCCTTGCCGCAGCCGGCGGCCGCCTGCGTTCCCGCCGTCCAGGCGGCGAGGCCGTGGGCGGGGGACAGCGGTACTAATTCGTCTACGGAGGGGAGGGAAAGGGACATACTGCAGGGGAGCGCCGTGGAGGTGGATGTGCCGCTGCTGTGGGACGACGAGGGGAGGATGAAGCGGGAGCTGGTCGCCTGGGCCAAGGCCGTGGCGTCCATGGCCATCAGGGAGTCGATGCGGTGCTAA